One part of the Ruegeria sp. AD91A genome encodes these proteins:
- the hpaD gene encoding 3,4-dihydroxyphenylacetate 2,3-dioxygenase, with the protein MGKIVQAAKITHVPSIWMSHTMPKYKGIRQSAIDGYERLRQDAIDRGVETFIVFDTHWITNQGFHLNTKERHKGRFISHELPHMLADMEFDYRGDHELGETILDVLRERGERALGHSHPDMGMEYGTLLPMHFINDGVNARVLPVAVNQFSSIAENRAWGEAIAEGIRRSDRNVSILASGSLSHDFTPNERSVDGLNAVNGEFNRQMDMRVLELWQQGKFEEFLEMLPDYATKCTGECAMNDTALLFGALGWGSYKGEIDIYTPYFGSSGTGQANVSFSV; encoded by the coding sequence ATGGGAAAGATAGTACAGGCCGCAAAGATTACGCATGTACCCAGCATCTGGATGTCCCACACGATGCCAAAATACAAAGGCATCCGGCAATCTGCCATTGATGGGTATGAACGCCTGCGTCAGGACGCGATAGATCGCGGGGTCGAGACGTTTATTGTGTTCGACACCCATTGGATCACCAATCAAGGGTTTCACCTGAATACGAAAGAACGTCACAAGGGTCGATTCATCAGTCACGAACTGCCGCATATGTTGGCGGATATGGAGTTCGATTATCGCGGCGATCATGAACTTGGGGAAACCATCCTAGACGTTCTGCGCGAACGGGGAGAGCGGGCGCTGGGCCATTCGCACCCCGACATGGGCATGGAATACGGCACCCTGCTGCCGATGCATTTCATCAACGACGGTGTGAATGCCCGGGTATTGCCGGTGGCAGTCAATCAATTCTCGTCGATTGCAGAAAACCGGGCCTGGGGCGAGGCCATTGCCGAAGGCATCCGACGTTCGGACCGCAATGTTTCCATTCTGGCGTCCGGCTCGCTCAGCCACGACTTCACTCCGAATGAACGCTCGGTCGACGGGTTGAATGCAGTGAATGGCGAGTTCAACCGCCAGATGGACATGCGCGTTCTGGAGTTGTGGCAGCAGGGCAAGTTTGAAGAGTTCCTTGAAATGCTGCCGGACTATGCAACGAAATGCACTGGCGAATGCGCCATGAATGACACCGCTTTGCTGTTTGGTGCGTTGGGTTGGGGAAGCTACAAGGGTGAAATTGACATTTACACCCCGTATTTCGGCAGCTCTGGCACCGGTCAGGCAAATGTCAGCTTTTCGGTGTGA
- the hpaE gene encoding 5-carboxymethyl-2-hydroxymuconate semialdehyde dehydrogenase: protein MSALDTNIEKLNGFLDRFRETGIRNRIAGEDRDGSAGVFQSVSPVDKSVICDVAHGTGDDIDAAAKAAHAAFAEWRDIPATERRRILLNVADGIEARAEEIALCECWDTGQTLRFMSKAALRGAENFRYFADQVIQARDGQHLKSPTLMNVTTRVPIGPVGVITPWNTPFMLSTWKIAPALAAGCTVVHKPAEDSPLTARLLVEIAEQAGLPKGVLNTVNGFGPDAGKVLCEHELIKAIAFVGESRTGSLIVKQGADTHKRNHLELGGKNPVVVFDDADLDRALDAVIFMIYSINGERCTSSSRLLVQDTIKEEFEARLIERVNSIKVGHPLDPETEIGPLVTEEHYNKVTSYFDVAKEDGATVAAGGVTVGDAGYFVRPTLFTNATNQMRIAREEIFGPVLTSIPFSTEDEALEIANDTPYGLTGYVWTNDLTRALRFTDRLEAGMIWVNSENVRHLPTPFGGVKASGIGRDGGDWSFEFYMEQKHIGFATGQHKIMQLGK, encoded by the coding sequence ATGAGTGCATTGGACACAAACATCGAAAAGCTGAACGGCTTTCTGGACCGGTTCCGGGAAACTGGCATCCGCAACCGTATAGCGGGTGAAGATCGGGACGGATCTGCCGGAGTGTTTCAGTCTGTCTCGCCCGTCGATAAATCCGTGATCTGTGATGTTGCCCATGGCACGGGTGATGATATTGACGCGGCAGCCAAGGCCGCTCATGCAGCCTTTGCAGAGTGGCGAGACATTCCCGCCACCGAACGCCGTCGCATTTTGTTGAATGTGGCTGATGGCATTGAAGCCCGCGCCGAGGAAATAGCACTGTGCGAGTGCTGGGACACAGGGCAGACTCTGCGCTTCATGTCAAAGGCAGCGTTGCGGGGCGCAGAGAACTTCCGGTATTTCGCGGATCAGGTGATTCAGGCACGGGACGGGCAGCACCTGAAGTCTCCGACACTGATGAATGTTACGACCCGTGTGCCAATTGGCCCGGTTGGCGTGATCACCCCGTGGAACACGCCGTTCATGCTGTCGACCTGGAAGATCGCGCCTGCGTTGGCTGCGGGTTGCACGGTGGTTCACAAACCCGCCGAGGATTCCCCTCTGACGGCTCGCCTGCTGGTGGAAATCGCCGAACAGGCAGGGCTGCCCAAAGGTGTGCTGAACACGGTCAACGGATTTGGCCCCGACGCTGGCAAGGTTTTGTGCGAGCATGAACTGATCAAGGCCATTGCTTTTGTGGGCGAAAGTCGTACCGGCAGTCTGATCGTCAAGCAAGGCGCAGACACCCATAAGCGCAACCATTTGGAATTGGGCGGAAAAAACCCCGTTGTCGTGTTTGACGATGCAGATCTGGACCGCGCGTTGGATGCCGTGATCTTTATGATCTATTCGATCAATGGCGAACGCTGCACCTCGTCTTCGCGACTTCTGGTGCAGGACACGATCAAGGAAGAATTCGAAGCCAGACTGATTGAACGCGTCAACAGCATCAAGGTGGGCCACCCCTTGGACCCGGAGACCGAGATTGGGCCGTTGGTGACTGAAGAACACTACAACAAGGTTACGAGCTATTTCGACGTCGCCAAGGAAGATGGCGCAACTGTCGCCGCTGGCGGCGTCACGGTGGGGGATGCGGGCTATTTTGTCCGGCCGACCCTGTTCACCAATGCCACCAACCAAATGCGCATCGCACGGGAAGAGATATTTGGCCCTGTCCTGACCTCGATCCCGTTCTCGACCGAGGACGAGGCGCTGGAGATCGCCAACGACACACCTTATGGCCTGACCGGCTATGTCTGGACCAATGATCTGACCCGCGCGCTTCGGTTTACAGACAGGCTGGAGGCTGGAATGATCTGGGTGAATTCGGAGAACGTACGTCACTTGCCAACGCCGTTCGGAGGGGTCAAGGCGTCCGGCATCGGCCGGGATGGCGGCGACTGGAGCTTTGAATTCTATATGGAACAGAAACACATTGGCTTTGCCACCGGTCAGCACAAGATCATGCAGTTGGGTAAGTAG
- a CDS encoding 5-carboxymethyl-2-hydroxymuconate Delta-isomerase — translation MPHFHVEYSGNLEDRIDMDGLCECIRATAAEIETFPMPGIRVRATRVDHYAIADGNPAHGLIDISIRLRAGRPADVKHDATQRIFEAVKAYLAPVFSQHSIALSLEMRDIDPKLSPKAGTIRDHLDATTQET, via the coding sequence ATGCCCCACTTCCACGTCGAATACTCCGGTAATCTGGAAGACAGGATCGACATGGATGGCCTATGCGAATGCATTCGGGCAACGGCTGCTGAGATTGAGACCTTTCCGATGCCGGGCATTCGTGTGCGCGCGACGCGGGTCGATCATTACGCCATAGCGGACGGCAACCCGGCGCATGGGCTTATTGATATCTCGATCCGCCTGCGGGCAGGCCGGCCCGCTGATGTCAAACACGACGCCACCCAGCGCATTTTTGAGGCGGTCAAAGCATATCTGGCGCCGGTTTTTTCACAGCATTCCATCGCGCTCTCGCTTGAGATGCGTGACATCGACCCCAAGCTGTCGCCCAAGGCTGGTACGATCCGCGACCACTTGGACGCGACCACGCAGGAGACCTGA
- the hpaR gene encoding homoprotocatechuate degradation operon regulator HpaR, with protein sequence MNTQSHSKSTARSLPIALLRARETVMAPIRDMLQGIQLTEQKWRILRVLDELGEVEQSTIAHEACLLLPSVTRILRTMEADGQITRRQDSDDKRRTMVKITDSGRSILKENLATSLAISSNIEAQMGTEKLDQLLDLLEELQAIKA encoded by the coding sequence ATGAACACTCAAAGCCATTCCAAAAGCACCGCCCGGTCCCTTCCGATCGCGCTGCTGCGAGCCCGCGAAACCGTCATGGCTCCGATCCGGGACATGCTGCAAGGCATCCAACTGACCGAGCAGAAATGGCGCATCCTGCGTGTTTTGGACGAGCTGGGCGAAGTGGAACAAAGCACCATCGCGCATGAGGCATGCCTGCTGCTACCCAGCGTGACCCGCATTTTGCGCACGATGGAGGCCGATGGCCAGATCACCCGCCGTCAGGATAGCGACGACAAGCGCCGCACCATGGTCAAGATCACGGATTCAGGCCGCTCTATCCTCAAGGAGAACCTGGCCACATCACTCGCCATCTCCAGTAATATCGAAGCGCAGATGGGCACCGAGAAGCTGGATCAACTGCTGGACCTGCTCGAGGAATTGCAGGCCATCAAAGCCTGA